One window of Novosphingobium sp. 9U genomic DNA carries:
- a CDS encoding VOC family protein, which translates to MSLADSPPALNGIHHVAYRCKDAKETVEFYRDVLGMAFKLAIAEDKVPSTGANDPYMHVFLDAGGGNVLAFFELPNQPEMGRDEKTPAWVQHIAFKVDDYDSLLTAKARAEARGLEVIGPTHHGVFKSIYFFDPNGHRLELAWDFGTEDQMQRLQDVAEDMLEEWSRTRKAPRHAAWLHEKIAAESGT; encoded by the coding sequence ATGAGCCTCGCAGACAGCCCACCCGCCCTGAACGGCATCCACCACGTCGCCTACCGTTGCAAGGACGCCAAGGAGACCGTCGAGTTCTACCGCGACGTGCTCGGCATGGCGTTCAAGCTCGCGATTGCCGAGGACAAGGTGCCCTCAACCGGCGCCAACGATCCCTACATGCACGTGTTCCTGGATGCGGGCGGCGGCAACGTGCTCGCGTTCTTCGAGCTGCCCAACCAGCCCGAGATGGGTCGCGACGAGAAGACGCCCGCCTGGGTGCAGCACATCGCCTTCAAGGTGGACGACTACGACAGCCTGCTCACTGCCAAGGCGCGCGCCGAGGCGCGTGGGCTGGAGGTGATCGGGCCGACGCACCATGGCGTGTTCAAGTCGATCTACTTCTTCGATCCGAACGGCCACCGGCTGGAGCTCGCCTGGGATTTCGGCACCGAGGACCAGATGCAGCGCCTCCAGGACGTCGCCGAGGACATGCTGGAGGAGTGGTCGCGCACCCGCAAGGCGCCACGCCATGCGGCGTGGCTGCACGAGAAGATCGCGGCGGAGAGCGGGACGTAA
- the phhA gene encoding phenylalanine 4-monooxygenase, producing the protein MKTPLSPKSTSGLRGEYAGAGDDFTVEQDWQSYSPEAHDRWRRLYAAQSALAARYAAPQFLEGLAKLDSAGGIPRFDDANRVLQAETRWTLVAVPGFIPDAVFFDHLAHRRFPVTRWLREEHELDYLVEPDVFHDFFGHVPMLLDPRIADFLEMYGRAGEKAMAMGALDMLARIYWYTIEFGLVREEGGLKVFGAGIVSSAGETVYAIEDEAVLRLPFDPERVMRTAYSIDNFQQNYFVLDSLDQLIGSLVGLDFGPIYERWRHEQPLPAGQLQAGETPFKAVRLESLGERTP; encoded by the coding sequence GTGAAGACACCGCTGTCCCCCAAGAGCACGAGCGGGCTTCGAGGAGAGTATGCCGGCGCCGGCGACGATTTCACCGTCGAGCAGGACTGGCAAAGCTACTCGCCCGAGGCGCACGATCGCTGGCGCCGGCTCTACGCCGCGCAGAGCGCGCTGGCGGCTCGCTACGCTGCGCCGCAGTTCCTGGAAGGCCTGGCCAAGCTCGACAGTGCCGGTGGCATCCCGCGGTTCGACGACGCGAACCGGGTGCTCCAGGCGGAGACCCGGTGGACGCTGGTCGCGGTGCCGGGCTTCATTCCGGACGCCGTGTTCTTCGACCACCTGGCGCATCGCCGCTTCCCCGTGACGCGCTGGCTGCGCGAGGAGCACGAGCTTGACTATCTGGTCGAGCCAGACGTGTTCCACGACTTCTTCGGCCATGTGCCCATGCTGCTCGATCCGCGCATCGCCGATTTCCTGGAGATGTATGGCCGCGCCGGCGAGAAGGCGATGGCGATGGGCGCGCTCGACATGCTGGCGCGCATCTACTGGTACACGATCGAGTTCGGGCTCGTTCGCGAAGAAGGCGGTCTCAAGGTCTTCGGCGCGGGCATCGTCTCCTCGGCGGGCGAAACCGTCTATGCGATCGAGGATGAGGCCGTGCTGCGCCTGCCGTTCGATCCGGAGCGGGTCATGCGCACGGCTTATTCGATCGACAACTTCCAACAGAACTACTTCGTGCTCGACAGCCTGGACCAGCTGATCGGAAGCCTCGTCGGTCTGGATTTCGGACCGATCTACGAGCGCTGGCGCCATGAACAGCCACTGCCCGCGGGGCAGCTGCAAGCCGGCGAAACCCCTTTCAAAGCCGTCAGGCTTGAATCCCTTGGAGAGCGGACCCCATGA
- the maiA gene encoding maleylacetoacetate isomerase, with translation MRLHAYHRSSTSYRVRIALNLKALAYETAPVNILSAEQRSEPFRALNPFAGVPALEVDGRIYAQSLAILEWLDERYPERPLLPGTIEDRFAARELAYAIATELHAPLNSPVLAYLEQELELDKDAVRAWYHRWLGKTLTGVEARLAHRGAGDFLFDAPGLFEAVLIPQLYNARRFAFDLSPMPHITRIEAACLALPPFVAAHPDNQPDAPEKS, from the coding sequence ATGCGCCTTCACGCATACCATCGCAGCTCCACCAGCTATCGGGTGCGGATCGCGCTGAACCTGAAGGCGCTCGCGTACGAGACGGCGCCGGTGAACATCCTCAGTGCCGAGCAGCGCAGCGAGCCGTTCCGCGCGCTCAATCCCTTTGCGGGCGTGCCGGCGTTGGAGGTCGACGGGCGGATCTATGCGCAATCGCTGGCAATCCTCGAATGGCTCGACGAACGCTATCCCGAGCGGCCGCTTCTGCCAGGGACAATCGAGGACCGCTTTGCCGCGCGGGAGCTGGCCTATGCGATCGCGACCGAGTTGCACGCGCCTTTGAACTCGCCGGTGCTGGCCTACCTGGAGCAGGAGCTGGAGCTCGACAAGGACGCCGTGCGCGCGTGGTATCACCGCTGGTTGGGTAAAACGCTGACCGGGGTAGAGGCGCGACTGGCGCACCGCGGCGCCGGCGATTTCCTGTTCGACGCGCCCGGCCTGTTCGAGGCGGTGCTGATTCCACAGCTCTACAATGCGCGGCGGTTCGCCTTCGATCTGTCGCCCATGCCGCACATCACGCGCATCGAGGCCGCTTGCCTGGCGCTGCCCCCCTTTGTTGCCGCACATCCCGATAACCAGCCCGACGCTCCGGAGAAATCATGA
- the hppD gene encoding 4-hydroxyphenylpyruvate dioxygenase, translating into MTDLFDNPIGLDGFEFVEFSAPEKGVLEPVFTAMGFTRVARHRSKDVELWRQGEINFITNYEPHSPAWFFSREHGPSACGMGFRVRDARAAYAELLARSAEPVQVATGPMELHLPGIRGIGNSIIYLIDRYERNGEGLSIYDIDFDYLPGVDRHPVGAGLKLIDHLTHNVYGGRMKFWADYYEKLFNFREIRYFDIKGEYTGLTSRALTAPDGKIRIPLNEEADGGKGQIDEFLRAFNGEGIQHIALISDDLVGTWDKLKALGVPLMAAPPETYYEMLDERLPGHGVDTGELQSRGILLDGSVENGEARLLLQIFAEARVGPVFFEFIERRGDEGFGNGNFKALFESMERDQVRRGVLKVSEPAD; encoded by the coding sequence ATGACCGACTTGTTCGACAATCCAATCGGCCTCGACGGCTTCGAGTTCGTCGAGTTCTCGGCGCCCGAGAAGGGCGTGCTGGAGCCGGTGTTCACTGCCATGGGCTTCACCCGCGTGGCGCGTCACCGCTCCAAGGACGTCGAGCTGTGGCGGCAGGGCGAGATCAACTTCATCACCAACTACGAGCCGCACAGCCCGGCGTGGTTCTTCAGCCGCGAGCATGGGCCGAGCGCCTGCGGCATGGGCTTTCGCGTAAGGGACGCACGGGCCGCCTATGCCGAGCTTCTGGCGCGCTCGGCCGAGCCGGTGCAGGTGGCGACAGGTCCGATGGAGCTGCACTTGCCCGGCATCCGCGGCATCGGCAACTCGATCATCTACCTGATCGACCGCTACGAGCGGAACGGTGAAGGCCTGAGCATCTACGATATCGACTTCGACTACCTGCCCGGGGTGGATCGTCATCCGGTGGGCGCCGGCCTCAAGCTCATCGATCACCTGACACACAACGTCTACGGCGGGCGGATGAAGTTCTGGGCGGATTACTACGAGAAGCTCTTCAACTTCCGCGAGATCCGCTACTTCGACATCAAGGGCGAGTACACGGGCCTGACTTCGCGAGCGCTCACTGCGCCCGACGGCAAGATCCGCATTCCGCTCAACGAAGAGGCCGATGGTGGCAAGGGCCAGATCGACGAGTTCCTGCGCGCCTTCAACGGCGAGGGCATCCAGCACATCGCGTTGATCTCCGACGATCTCGTGGGCACCTGGGACAAGCTCAAGGCGCTGGGCGTGCCGCTGATGGCCGCGCCGCCCGAGACATACTACGAGATGCTGGACGAGCGCCTGCCCGGCCACGGCGTCGATACGGGCGAGCTGCAGTCGCGCGGTATCCTGCTCGACGGTTCGGTGGAGAACGGTGAGGCGCGGCTGCTGCTGCAAATCTTCGCCGAGGCGCGGGTCGGCCCGGTGTTCTTCGAATTCATCGAACGTCGCGGCGACGAGGGCTTCGGCAACGGCAACTTCAAGGCTTTGTTCGAAAGCATGGAGCGAGACCAGGTCCGGCGTGGCGTGCTGAAGGTCTCCGAGCCGGCCGATTGA
- a CDS encoding TetR/AcrR family transcriptional regulator produces the protein MAKPGSDTAQTEGRGTGAKRGASTRARGRPSTETAAAIDRAILQTARDLFFEHGYESTSMAMIVKAAGVSKTTLYARYAAKDELFRASLNLTVSRIQNGQLSTGRRETQDLVGGLEAFGRDAIMISRLPLWTNYERMIFAEGQRFPELAEVVSQRIDTGIQTVVTFITEAAPREGIVCDDPDGMATNYVMALRGYYTAAVLRGRVPTIEECDHFVGKLVAMLIAGCTHKT, from the coding sequence ATGGCAAAGCCCGGATCGGATACGGCGCAGACCGAGGGCAGAGGAACGGGCGCAAAGCGAGGCGCATCCACACGTGCACGCGGGCGGCCAAGTACGGAGACAGCCGCCGCGATCGACCGCGCGATCCTGCAGACCGCGCGCGATCTGTTCTTCGAGCACGGCTACGAAAGCACCTCGATGGCGATGATCGTCAAGGCGGCCGGCGTCTCCAAGACCACGCTCTACGCACGCTACGCGGCCAAGGACGAACTGTTTCGCGCCTCGCTGAACCTCACCGTCAGCCGCATCCAGAATGGCCAGCTGAGCACCGGCAGGCGCGAGACACAGGACCTCGTCGGCGGTCTCGAGGCGTTCGGCCGGGATGCGATCATGATCAGCCGGCTGCCGCTCTGGACCAATTACGAGCGCATGATCTTTGCCGAAGGGCAGCGCTTTCCCGAACTGGCGGAAGTCGTCTCGCAACGCATCGACACGGGAATTCAGACGGTCGTCACGTTCATCACCGAGGCAGCCCCGCGCGAGGGGATCGTCTGCGACGATCCGGACGGCATGGCGACCAACTACGTCATGGCACTGCGTGGCTATTACACCGCCGCCGTCCTCCGCGGCAGAGTGCCCACGATCGAAGAGTGCGACCATTTCGTCGGCAAGCTGGTGGCCATGTTGATCGCCGGCTGCACGCACAAGACCTGA
- a CDS encoding fumarylacetoacetate hydrolase family protein, whose protein sequence is MKLASLKSGRDGRLVVVSRDLTRCVAAHEVAPTLQAALDDWAEAEPRLRAIAEQLDSGAWPGEPFDQVEAHSPLPRAYQWADGSAYINHVELVRRARNAEVPGSFYSDPMMYQGGSDAFLAPRDPIPLRDEAWGCDMEGEIAVITDDVPMGVSPAEALDHIKLVMLCNDVSLRNLIPGELAKGFGFFQSKPPSAFSPVAVTPDELGEAWREARVHLPLRIDYNGRPFGRAEAGEDATFSLADLVAHAARTRPLCAGSVIGSGTISNKDAEGGPGRPVEQGGLGYSCIAEIRTIETIRDGKPSTAFMRWGDTVGIEMLDAEGNSIFGRIEQEVVRA, encoded by the coding sequence ATGAAGCTTGCCTCGCTCAAGTCCGGCCGCGATGGTCGCCTCGTCGTCGTCTCGCGCGATCTCACCCGCTGTGTCGCCGCCCACGAAGTCGCGCCGACGCTGCAGGCGGCGCTCGATGATTGGGCCGAGGCCGAGCCACGGCTGCGCGCTATCGCCGAGCAGCTGGACTCCGGCGCCTGGCCGGGCGAGCCGTTCGATCAGGTCGAGGCGCACTCGCCCTTGCCACGCGCCTACCAGTGGGCGGACGGCAGCGCCTACATCAACCACGTCGAGCTGGTGCGTCGCGCGCGCAATGCCGAGGTGCCGGGGAGCTTCTACTCCGACCCGATGATGTACCAGGGCGGCTCCGATGCGTTCCTGGCTCCTCGCGATCCGATCCCCTTGCGCGACGAGGCCTGGGGCTGCGACATGGAGGGCGAGATCGCCGTGATCACCGACGATGTGCCGATGGGCGTCTCGCCGGCCGAGGCGCTCGACCACATCAAGCTGGTCATGCTGTGCAACGACGTCTCGCTGCGCAACCTGATCCCGGGCGAGCTGGCCAAGGGCTTCGGCTTCTTCCAGTCCAAGCCGCCGAGCGCCTTCTCGCCCGTAGCGGTGACGCCCGACGAACTGGGCGAGGCCTGGCGCGAAGCGCGCGTGCACTTGCCGCTGCGGATCGACTACAACGGCCGACCGTTCGGCCGCGCCGAGGCGGGCGAGGATGCGACGTTCAGCCTCGCCGACCTGGTGGCGCACGCAGCAAGAACCCGGCCGCTGTGTGCGGGCTCGGTGATCGGTTCGGGCACGATCTCGAACAAGGATGCGGAGGGTGGGCCGGGGCGGCCGGTCGAGCAGGGTGGCCTGGGTTACTCCTGCATTGCCGAGATCCGCACAATCGAGACCATCCGCGATGGCAAACCTTCGACCGCCTTCATGCGCTGGGGCGATACGGTCGGGATCGAGATGCTGGATGCAGAGGGGAACTCGATCTTCGGCCGGATCGAGCAGGAAGTGGTGCGCGCTTAG
- a CDS encoding SMP-30/gluconolactonase/LRE family protein, which yields MFAAPPAIQAEVFCRIPDKFRRHETSEWASVQLYGADAPAFLEGPVFDGEGNLWVTDIPWSRLFKISPDGQCEVGFEYDGQPNGMKFLSDGRILVCDHHKGMVICDPATGKWDYWFERYLLEPFLGCNDLTIASNGDIYFTDQGQSGWHNPNGRLFRVKAGTGKLELLLDGIPSPNGLVLNKAETAVLLAVTRANAIWRVPLLMDGAVVSKVGTFIQMSGGNGPDGVAIDEDDNLVVCHVGFGAVWLFSNRGEPMLRIDVPEGRYTTNAAYGGPDNKTLFFTESITGTVYKAPMPVAGRRIYPASV from the coding sequence ATGTTCGCCGCCCCGCCCGCCATCCAGGCCGAAGTGTTCTGCCGTATCCCGGACAAGTTCCGCCGCCACGAGACGTCCGAATGGGCCAGCGTCCAGCTCTACGGCGCCGATGCGCCAGCGTTCCTGGAAGGTCCCGTGTTCGATGGCGAGGGCAACTTGTGGGTCACCGACATACCCTGGAGCCGGCTGTTCAAGATCAGCCCCGATGGGCAATGCGAAGTCGGCTTCGAGTACGACGGCCAACCCAACGGCATGAAGTTCCTCTCCGACGGCCGCATCCTGGTGTGCGATCACCACAAGGGCATGGTCATCTGCGATCCGGCGACGGGCAAGTGGGACTACTGGTTCGAGCGCTACCTGCTCGAACCCTTCCTGGGCTGCAACGACCTGACCATCGCCAGCAATGGCGACATCTACTTCACCGACCAAGGCCAGTCGGGCTGGCACAATCCCAATGGACGGCTGTTCCGCGTGAAGGCTGGTACGGGCAAGCTCGAACTGCTGCTCGATGGCATCCCCAGCCCCAACGGCCTGGTGCTCAACAAGGCCGAGACCGCGGTCCTGCTCGCGGTGACGCGCGCCAACGCGATCTGGCGCGTACCGCTGCTGATGGACGGCGCAGTGGTCAGCAAGGTCGGCACCTTCATCCAGATGTCGGGCGGCAACGGCCCCGACGGCGTCGCCATTGACGAGGACGACAACCTCGTCGTCTGCCACGTCGGCTTCGGCGCGGTGTGGCTGTTCAGCAACCGTGGCGAGCCGATGCTGCGGATCGACGTGCCCGAGGGCCGCTATACCACCAATGCGGCGTATGGCGGGCCGGACAACAAGACACTGTTCTTCACCGAATCGATCACCGGCACCGTCTACAAGGCGCCGATGCCCGTGGCGGGGCGGCGGATCTATCCAGCTTCGGTGTAG
- a CDS encoding GntR family transcriptional regulator, which produces MIKEQPQSAVASQRVADILAERILSGELPPGSRIKQDELAEELRTSRIPVRDALRMLEARGLVVMRANAGARVTELTTRDLVISYEIRERIEPLLLAESIPNLTETDLADLRRVIAQNEVCTDIDEAIALGREFHWISYRRNETPLLAQIVERVWDTTQSYRRAYLKLAMGGGNRTHNVEHQLMYDAIASGDVEVAQAVLVMHIRRTRQGLTRHAHRLAGNGEDAHLETELSTAAE; this is translated from the coding sequence ATGATCAAGGAGCAGCCCCAGTCAGCCGTCGCCAGCCAGCGGGTGGCAGACATCCTGGCCGAGCGCATTCTCTCGGGTGAACTGCCGCCGGGTTCGCGCATCAAGCAGGACGAACTTGCCGAGGAGCTGCGCACCAGCCGCATCCCGGTGCGCGATGCTCTGCGCATGCTGGAGGCGCGTGGCCTGGTCGTAATGCGCGCCAATGCTGGGGCGCGGGTGACCGAGTTGACGACACGCGACTTGGTCATTTCCTACGAGATCCGAGAGCGCATCGAGCCGCTGCTGTTGGCAGAAAGCATCCCCAACCTGACCGAGACTGACCTGGCCGATTTGCGCCGGGTCATCGCGCAGAACGAAGTCTGCACCGACATCGACGAAGCCATCGCGCTGGGGCGTGAGTTCCACTGGATCAGCTATCGCCGCAACGAGACGCCGCTGCTGGCGCAGATCGTCGAGCGGGTCTGGGATACCACCCAAAGCTATCGCCGTGCCTATCTCAAGCTGGCGATGGGGGGCGGCAATCGCACGCACAATGTCGAGCATCAACTGATGTATGATGCGATCGCCAGCGGCGATGTCGAGGTGGCGCAGGCCGTGCTGGTCATGCACATCCGCCGCACCCGCCAGGGCCTCACCCGCCACGCCCACCGCTTGGCCGGCAACGGCGAGGACGCGCATTTGGAAACGGAGCTCAGCACCGCGGCGGAGTAG
- a CDS encoding bifunctional GNAT family N-acetyltransferase/carbon-nitrogen hydrolase family protein, with protein sequence MSTSKAKLIIRPAVLADAPAITRLSAKVYGPTEAFTRAEIRGQINNFPDGQFVAEYQGKVVGHCATMIVSSELAFKPHTWEEISAGGYGRPPAKDGDVLYGFEICVDPEFRRLRIGQRLYRKRRELCQDFELKGIAFAGRMPGYQRRRRKYPDPADYLEAVQAKKVRDQVIEFQMSEGYEPRGILPGYLPNDRESGGNAVLMFWTNPIAPQETGKAVPGLQEWLPSNVRVATVQFQMRKIDTIDQFEAQVEYWIDVAADYEADFVVFPELFTLELLSMAETKLEPVEAIRWISEYTPRFTEFMERMAVSYNINIIGGSHPTRVGKDEIRNISYIFLRDGSTHTQEKLHPTPSERRWWNIRGGYGASVINTDCGPIGVMICYDSEFPEMARHLVNQGALLLFVPFCTDERRGYLRVRYCCQARAVENQCYVVTSGVVGNLPNVENMDIHYAESAILTPSDFPFARDGVAADTAANTETIAIADLSIDALLTARQSGAVQNLRDRRFDLYRVDWRQIGNTPSTGGTPPSDSGGGAHG encoded by the coding sequence ATGTCCACCTCCAAAGCCAAGCTCATCATCCGCCCCGCCGTGCTGGCGGATGCGCCCGCGATCACGCGCCTCTCCGCCAAGGTCTATGGCCCCACGGAGGCGTTCACCCGCGCCGAGATCCGTGGGCAGATCAACAACTTCCCCGATGGCCAGTTCGTCGCCGAGTACCAGGGCAAGGTCGTCGGCCACTGCGCGACGATGATCGTCAGCTCCGAACTCGCATTCAAGCCGCATACCTGGGAGGAGATCAGCGCCGGTGGCTACGGCCGTCCGCCCGCGAAGGACGGCGACGTGCTCTATGGCTTCGAGATCTGCGTCGATCCCGAGTTCCGGCGCCTGCGCATCGGCCAGCGGCTCTACCGCAAGCGGCGCGAGCTGTGCCAGGACTTCGAGCTGAAGGGCATCGCCTTTGCCGGACGCATGCCCGGCTACCAGCGCCGCCGCCGCAAGTATCCCGATCCGGCCGATTACCTCGAGGCGGTGCAGGCTAAGAAGGTGCGCGATCAGGTCATCGAGTTTCAGATGAGCGAGGGCTACGAGCCGCGCGGCATCCTGCCCGGCTACCTGCCCAACGACCGCGAGAGCGGCGGCAACGCCGTGCTGATGTTCTGGACCAACCCGATCGCGCCACAGGAGACCGGCAAGGCCGTGCCCGGCCTGCAGGAGTGGCTGCCCTCCAACGTGCGCGTCGCCACCGTGCAGTTCCAGATGCGCAAGATTGACACCATCGACCAGTTCGAGGCACAGGTCGAATACTGGATCGATGTCGCCGCCGACTACGAGGCCGACTTCGTGGTGTTCCCCGAGCTGTTCACGCTGGAACTGCTCTCCATGGCCGAGACCAAGCTGGAGCCGGTCGAGGCGATCCGCTGGATATCCGAATACACCCCGCGCTTCACCGAATTCATGGAGCGCATGGCGGTCAGCTACAACATCAACATTATCGGCGGTTCGCACCCGACGCGGGTCGGCAAGGACGAGATCCGCAACATCAGCTATATCTTCCTGCGCGACGGCTCCACCCACACGCAGGAGAAGCTGCACCCCACGCCGTCCGAGCGACGCTGGTGGAACATCCGCGGCGGCTATGGCGCCAGCGTGATCAACACCGACTGCGGGCCGATCGGGGTAATGATCTGCTACGACAGCGAGTTCCCCGAGATGGCACGCCATTTGGTGAACCAGGGTGCGCTGCTGCTGTTCGTGCCGTTCTGCACCGACGAGCGCCGTGGCTACTTGCGCGTGCGCTATTGCTGCCAAGCGCGCGCGGTGGAGAACCAGTGCTACGTCGTGACCTCCGGCGTCGTGGGCAACCTGCCGAACGTGGAGAACATGGACATCCACTACGCTGAGAGCGCGATCCTCACGCCGTCGGACTTCCCCTTCGCGCGCGATGGCGTGGCCGCGGACACCGCGGCCAACACCGAGACGATCGCCATCGCCGACCTGAGCATCGATGCGCTGCTGACCGCGCGCCAGTCGGGCGCGGTGCAGAACCTGCGCGATCGACGTTTCGACTTGTACCGGGTGGACTGGCGGCAGATCGGAAACACGCCGTCGACCGGGGGCACGCCGCCATCGGATTCCGGCGGCGGGGCGCACGGGTAA
- a CDS encoding NAD(P)-dependent oxidoreductase, translating into MSAGELVTIIDPIHPAGVEALLASGHTLIQGEGWRKHPRLPETSVILIRTSPLGEDIFGSMRNLKAIVKHGAGVDNIAIPAASAMGVQVANTPGGNNSTAVAEGAVALMLGLLRQVSEMDALVREDRWSERWGIRLADLTGAKVGLIGFGRIARYVAKICGAGFGAEVAAYDPMVADEEVRAAGVEPMPLAEILKRDVISIHTPLTEGTRNLIGAAELAQMHAKAIIVNCSRGGIIDEAALVAALEARSIGGAGIDVFDAEPPPADHPLFRLPNVLLSPHVAGVTEAGMKDMALHCAQVIDMIHRGESPPTLLNGDMLR; encoded by the coding sequence GTGAGCGCCGGCGAACTTGTCACCATCATCGATCCCATTCACCCCGCCGGCGTGGAGGCGCTGCTGGCGAGCGGTCATACGCTGATCCAGGGAGAGGGCTGGCGCAAGCATCCGCGACTGCCCGAGACGAGCGTGATCCTGATCCGCACCAGCCCGCTGGGTGAGGACATCTTCGGTTCGATGAGGAACCTCAAAGCCATCGTGAAGCATGGCGCCGGCGTGGACAACATCGCGATCCCGGCGGCCTCGGCCATGGGCGTGCAAGTCGCCAACACGCCCGGCGGCAACAACTCGACCGCGGTGGCTGAGGGCGCGGTGGCGCTGATGCTGGGGCTGCTGCGCCAAGTGAGCGAGATGGATGCCTTGGTGCGCGAGGACCGCTGGAGCGAACGCTGGGGCATCCGCCTGGCCGACCTGACCGGCGCCAAGGTCGGCCTGATCGGCTTCGGCCGGATTGCCCGCTATGTCGCAAAGATCTGCGGCGCCGGTTTCGGAGCGGAGGTCGCCGCCTACGATCCGATGGTGGCGGACGAAGAGGTGCGAGCCGCGGGAGTGGAGCCGATGCCGCTCGCCGAGATCCTTAAGCGCGACGTGATCTCGATCCACACGCCGCTGACGGAAGGCACGCGCAACCTGATCGGTGCGGCGGAACTGGCGCAGATGCATGCCAAGGCGATCATCGTGAACTGCTCACGCGGGGGGATCATCGACGAGGCGGCGCTGGTCGCCGCGCTGGAAGCGCGCAGCATCGGTGGCGCCGGGATCGATGTGTTCGATGCCGAGCCGCCGCCGGCCGACCACCCGCTGTTCCGCTTGCCAAACGTGCTGCTTTCCCCTCATGTCGCGGGCGTCACCGAAGCGGGCATGAAGGACATGGCGCTGCACTGCGCGCAGGTCATCGACATGATCCACCGCGGCGAGAGTCCGCCCACGCTGCTGAATGGCGACATGTTGCGCTGA
- a CDS encoding Lrp/AsnC family transcriptional regulator: protein MQLDDFDRRIIGALQEDARMPVAQIAERAALSATPVSRRLKRLEDEGLIRGYAPVLDARKLGFALDAYVLVNLDAHSDANIAGFEQAIAENPYVIACHAVTGERDYLLHVIARDVEHLGQITLKSIVRIKGVRDVQSVIVLDTIKRSPALPLE from the coding sequence ATGCAGCTGGACGATTTCGACCGGAGGATCATCGGCGCACTGCAGGAAGACGCGCGCATGCCGGTTGCCCAGATCGCCGAGCGCGCTGCGCTTTCTGCCACGCCGGTGAGCCGGCGCCTCAAGCGGCTGGAGGACGAAGGCCTGATCCGCGGCTATGCGCCGGTGCTGGATGCGCGAAAGCTCGGCTTCGCCCTCGACGCCTACGTGCTGGTAAACCTCGACGCCCACAGCGACGCCAACATCGCCGGGTTCGAGCAGGCGATTGCCGAGAACCCCTATGTCATCGCCTGCCACGCGGTGACGGGCGAGCGCGACTATTTGCTTCACGTGATCGCCCGCGATGTCGAGCATCTGGGGCAGATCACGCTCAAGTCGATCGTGCGGATCAAGGGCGTGCGCGATGTGCAGTCGGTGATCGTGCTGGACACGATCAAGCGCAGCCCGGCGCTGCCGCTGGAGTGA